A window from Drosophila nasuta strain 15112-1781.00 chromosome 3, ASM2355853v1, whole genome shotgun sequence encodes these proteins:
- the LOC132793538 gene encoding neurotactin — protein sequence MGELEEKETPQTETTATQETLDEPKETDKMLDKKDEAKEKTPSPQSSKPATPNAGKKSPTPQAEQQPTEAKSGEEIIDIPAENGSKSNGGAAGDSEEKKISKEEREVKPKKIPIGGLKLPGFFMKNKPKAEGDGAEGELLEKDKEQEQDEEKGANGDAAAKAEEAQKPRAGLGQRLRNFFVRKPAAEKDQKEQEKKQLSNGDADAKSEATAEAAPAEDGDVPTKRGLLNAIKLPIANMLPKKKSGDDVELGLGKAGLASMETLDDSLKDQDTVDRAPLKSNGADELKSELKDEKLAAEQKLAAEEEERERPVSLWCRLRGYKCSVDDALIVFGILLFLLLLGVIGYVLTHETLTSPPLREGRYISAVTSCGMVEGVKEDGAFAFRGIPYAKAPLDELRWQPAQLIDNIEDCWNGTLQTHNGSTVCTQRLGNGTTIGEENCLYLDVVTPHVRYTNPLPVVVLIGAESLVGPSPGILRPSARYSRSHDVIFVRPNFRLGVFGFLALDALTKDANPRSSGNYALSDIIAVLKWIQLNIVHFGGDAKSVTLLGHRAGATLVSALVTSKQLDGLYTRAWASSASAVYPGKALQESERMNTNLMATLDCQDAACLREASSEKLWAATPDTWFNFPVDLPKQQEQTNASRHEWLVLDGVILQQHPTESWKQATAAAATAVGSSQSQKPKLVMGATAHEAHTPKLRELHANWTAEEVREYLQASQLGAMGLTDEIIKRYNATNYAALVAIITDIRTVCPLIANVRLQPSVPMYVVTQGEGEDQLATVDADVQAILGRYEPHTVEQRRFVSAMQQLFYYYVSHGTVQSVDSRRRFIIVGQDAVGQLDHEHCNYWIDKDIVPRYARTD from the exons ATGGGCGAACTCGAGGAGAAGGAAACACCACAGACTGAAACAACAGCGACCCAAGAGACGCTGGACGAACCCAAGGAGACGGATAAAATGCTGGACAAGAAGGACGAGGCCAAAGAGAAGACGCCCAGCCCACAATCCTCGAAGCCAGCCACGCCCAATGCGGGCAAAAAATCACCGACACCACAGGCCGAGCAGCAACCGACTGAGGCCAAGTCCGGTGAGGAGATTATCGATATACCCGCTGAGAATGGCAGCAAGTCAAATGGCGGCGCCGCTGGCGACAGCGAGGAGAAGAAGATTAGTAAGGAGGAGCGCGAAGTGAAGCCCAAGAAGATACCCATTGGTGGCCTCAAACTTCCCGGTTTCTTCATGAAGAACAAACCGAAGGCTGAGGGCGATGGCGCCGAGGGTGAACTGCTCGAGAAGGAcaaggagcaggagcaggatgAGGAGAAGGGCGCCAATGGCGATGCAGCAGCCAAGGCTGAAGAGGCACAAAAGCCACGCGCCGGTCTTGGCCAGCGATTGCGCAACTTCTTTGTGCGCAAACCTGCTGCCGAAAAGGATCAAAAAGAGCAGGAGAAGAAGCAGCTAAGCAATGGCGATGCGGACGCCAAGTCGG AGGCCACAGCTGAAGCTGCGCCTGCCGAGGATGGAGATGTGCCCACAAAGCGTGGACTGCTGAATGCCATTAAGCTGCCCATTGCCAACATGCTGCCCAAGAAGAAGTCCGGCGACGATGTCGAACTGGGACTGGGCAAAGCAGGACTGGCATCGATGGAAACACTGGATGACTCGCTGAAGGATCAAGACACCGTCGATCGTGCACCGCTCAAGAGCAACGGCGCCGATGAGCTGAAGAGTGAACTCAAGGATGAGAAGTTGGCTGCCGAGCAGAAACTGGCCGCCGAGGAGGAGGAACGCGAACGTCCTGTGTCGCTGTGGTGCCGCCTGCGTGGCTACAAGTGCAGCGTGGACGATGCTTTGATTGTGTTTGGCATACTGCtcttcctgctgctgttgggcgTCATCGGTTATGTGCTCACCCACGAGACGCTGACGTCGCCGCCATTGCGCGAGGGTCGCTACATCTCGGCGGTCACCAGTTGCGGCATGGTCGAGGGCGTCAAGGAGGATGGCGCCTTTGCCTTCCGTGGCATTCCCTACGCCAAGGCGCCGCTCGATGAGCTGCGCTGGCAGCCGGCGCAATTGATTGACAACATCGAGGACTGCTGGAACGGCACACTGCAAACTCACAATGGCAGCACGGTGTGCACGCAACGACTGGGCAACGGCACCACCATTGGCGAGGAGAATTGTCTGTACTTGGACGTGGTTACGCCTCATGTGCGCTACACTAATCCGCTGCCCGTTGTGGTGCTGATTGGTGCCGAGTCGCTGGTTGGTCCCTCGCCTGGTATTTTGCGTCCATCGGCTCGCTATTCGCGCTCGCATGATGTCATCTTTGTGCGTCCCAACTTCCGACTGGGCGTCTTTGGTTTCCTCGCGCTGGATGCACTCACCAAGGATGCAAATCCGCGCAGCTCGGGCAACTATGCGCTCTCCGACATCATTGCCGTGCTCAAGTGGATCCAGTTGAACATTGTGCACTTTGGCGGCGATGCCAAGTCCGTCACACTGCTGGGACATCGCGCTGGTGCCACACTCGTCTCGGCGCTGGTCACTTCCAAGCAGTTGGATGGTCTCTATACGCGTGCCTGGGCCTCGTCCGCTTCGGCCGTTTATCCTGGCAAAGCACTGCAGGAATCGGAGCGCATGAATACGAATTTGATGGCCACTTTGGACTGCCAGGATGCCGCCTGTTTGCGCGAAGCATCCAGCGAGAAATTGTGGGCAGCCACACCCGACACTTGGTTCAACTTCCCCGTCGATCTGCCCAAGCAGCAGGAGCAAACGAATGCCAGTCGTCACGAGTGGCTGGTGCTCGATGGCGTCATACTGCAGCAGCATCCCACCGAGTCCTGGAAGCAGGCCACAGcagccgccgccaccgccgttGGCAGCAGCCAATCGCAGAAGCCGAAACTGGTGATGGGAGCCACTGCGCATGAGGCGCACACGCCCAAGCTACGTGAACTGCATGCCAACTGGACCGCGGAGGAGGTGCGTGAATATCTGCAAGCCTCACAGCTGGGCGCTATGGGATTAACCGATGAGATCATCAAGCGCTACAATGCCACCAACTATGCGGCACTTGTGGCCATCATCACGGACATTCGCACCGTTTGTCCGCTGATCGCGAATGTCCGCCTGCAGCCGAGTGTGCCCATGTATGTGGTCACCCAGGGCGAGGGCGAGGATCAGCTGGCCACCGTGGATGCCGACGTTCAGGCCATACTCGGACGCTACGAGCCGCACACCGTGGAACAGCGACGCTTTGTCTCGGCGATGCAACAGCTCTTCTACTATTATGTCTCGCATGGCACGGTGCAATCGGTTGATTCGCGTCGTCGTTTCATCATTGTGGGACAGGATGCGGTCGGACAATTGGATCACGAGCACTGCAATTACTGGATCGATAAGGATATTGTGCCGCGTTATGCGCGCACCGATTAA
- the LOC132793539 gene encoding E3 ubiquitin-protein ligase RFWD3, with protein MSDSDSDDTDRYHPQLIQGLRRLQGLYPTRQVLSTALGLIMEAHEMAVVESDEDEDQDDEEEGEDEVRSDEELEDAAAEDEGIDDNSGEEAAEAIEEAAAEDDEEANDQEAPESVNSTAATAESVNPTEPATEPENDGPTTSHRAQQLQQQQQGEDNVINLDSPSPPKKRKRLSEIAGKVTGTPVARESMIDDDEDNGMTCPICLESWEMSGEHRLVSLKCGHLFGESCIRRWLIESQRQSAVKVCPQCKTKASGRDIRCLYAKRLRAIDRTEEHDMRRELDAERRRCQSLTTELATVKMAHSLTNSKLKSLQLDYDRLRQVVRAGGSGRGCFDEDGELKRVINPLTLASHRLYMEKNFEITREPGCRVLLYSAAHSTLIASQKSAQNLFPGFGVRFIDPLSFKPLHFMHTSAQMVRDMAFSESQHLLTLASRDVRLKTFDIRSRLCAAAFSANDKQVWACGFDRNEREHFLYAGDLRGGVCVFDVRFPETILSEFQADDNFSPVINIAAVPAGKVFPNGGFLVCQLSVVKFYEYINETAVATRLNVDGPFLSMQYDPVQETVLFSVRSNAQYPKSRFILGQLDKIDSTPVLQVKATIFGSPATPVMTRATQLGMGENTLVVGYLQDNKQLMMYDMRRQERVQTMPVNEIVYDICPVTTSTGTYLAGLTDNKCRIYKINSSTKN; from the exons ATGAGCGACAGCGACTCGGATGACACAGATCGCTATCATCCACAATTAATTCAAGGTTTGCGAAGGCTTCAAGGATTATACCCAACTCGGCAAGTCTTGTCAACCGCACTCGGGCTCATTATGGAGGCGCATGAGATGGCCGTCGTCGAAAGCGATGAGGATGAAGATCAGGACGACgaggaagagggagaggaTGAAGTCAGGTCGGATGAGGAGCTTGAGgatgcagcagcagaggaCGAGGGAATTGACGACAACTCGGGTGAGGAGGCGGCAGAAGCAAttgaagaagcagcagcagaggacGACGAGGAGGCTAATGACCAAGAGGCTCCAGAATCTGTTAATTCGACTGCAGCAACGGCGGAATCCGTCAATCCTACTGAACCAGCAACAGAACCGGAAAACGATGGACCCACAACATCGCACAGagcacagcagctgcagcaacagcagcagggaGAGGACAATGTGATCAATCTAGATTCGCCCTCGCCACCAAAGAAACGCAAGCGATTGTCCGAGATCGCTGGCAAAGTGACTGGAACGCCAGTAGCGCGGGAATCAATGATTGACGATGATGAAGACAATGGGATGACATGTCCGATATGTTTAGAGTCATGGGAGATGAGCGGTGAACATCGTTTGGTCTCGCTAAAGTGTGGCCATTTGTTTGGCGAATCCTGCATACGACGCTGGCTGATAGAGAGTCAACGTCAGTCGGCGGTGAAGGTGTGTCCCCAGTGCAAGACGAAAGCATCGGGCAGAGACATACGGTGTTTGTATGCCAAACGATTGCGGGCCATAGATCGCACCGAGGAGCATGACATGCGTCGAGAACTGGACGCAGAGCGACGTCGTTGTCAGAGCCTAACCACAGAACTGGCCACCGTCAAAATGGCGCACTCACTGACCAACAGCAAGCTCAAGTCATTGCAGCTGGACTACGATCGTTTGCGGCAAGTGGTGCGAGCTGGCGGCTCCGGTCGCGGTTGCTTTGACGAGGATGGTGAGCTGAAGAGGGTGATTAATCCACTTACCTTGGCTAGCCATCGTCTGTATATGGAGAAGAACTTTGAGATAACACGCGAACCCGGCTGCCGTGTGCTTCTCTATTCGGCAGCACATTCCACGTTGATTGCCTCGCAGAAGAGCGCACAGAACCTCTTTCCTGGCTTTGGAGTGCGTTTCATCGATCCGCTCAGCTTTAAGCCGTTGCATTTTATGCACACCTCGGCACAAATGGTGCGTGATATGGCTTTCAGCGAGAGCCAACATCTGTTGACCTTGGCCAGCCGCGATGTGCGGCTGAAGACTTTCGACATTCGGTCACGACTGTGCGCCGCCGCCTTCTCGGCCAACGACAAACAAGTGTGGGCCTGTGGCTTTGATCGCAATGAGCGTGAGCACTTTTTGTATGCGGGTGACTTGCGTGGCGGCGTCTGCGTATTCGATGTACGCTTCCCGGAGACCATACTTAGCGAGTTTCAAGCTGATG ATAACTTTAGTCCTGTGATAAACATTGCTGCCGTGCCGGCGGGCAAAGTATTTCCTAATGGCGGCTTCCTGGTGTGCCAGTTGAGCGTTGTCAAGTTCTACGAGTATATCAATGAGACGGCCGTTGCCACACGCCTTAATGTGGATGGTCCTTTTCTGTCCATGCAATATGATCCGGTGCAGGAGACGGTGCTATTCTCTGTGCGCTCCAATGCACAGTATCCAAAGTCACGCTTCATACTCGGGCAGCTGGATAAAATCGATAGCACACCGGTGCTGCAGGTGAAGGCCACCATATTTGGTTCGCCTGCCACGCCGGTGATGACACGTGCCACACAGCTGGGCATGGGTGAGAATACGCTGGTCGTTGGCTATTTGCAGGACAACAAGCAGCTGATGATGTACGATATGCGGCGGCAGGAACGCGTCCAAACGATGCCCGTCAATGAGATCGTCTATGACATCTGTCCCGTCACCACATCGACGGGCACATATCTTGCCGGACTGACCGACAACAAGTGTCGCATCTACAAGATCAACAGTTCCACCAAAAATTGA
- the LOC132793542 gene encoding cold shock domain-containing protein CG9705, with protein sequence MLSAKPPVFHQNSHSPNASLQLPSPIITRRTRTASTSARAMENPMVTGIVKSFSRTKGHGFITPNGGGEDVFCHVSDIEGEYVPMPGDEVKYRLCAIPPKFEKHQAVHVQISNLTPEVHHKWEEPVFCGSPAK encoded by the exons ATGCTGTCTGCCAAGCCGCCGGTATTTCATCAAAATAGCCATAGTCCAAACGCCTCGCTGCAGCTGCCCAGTCCCATCATCACGCGTCGCACACGCACGGCCTCGAC TTCGGCTCGCGCCATGGAAAACCCAATGGTGACTGGTATTGTGAAATCCTTTAGCCGCACCAAAGGACACGGTTTTATTACGCCCAATGGTGGCGGCGAGGATGTTTTCTGTCACGTTTCCGA catCGAAGGGGAATATGTACCCATGCCTGGCGACGAGGTCAAGTATCGACTCTGCGCCATTCCGCCCAAGTTTGAGAAGCATCAGGCCGTGCACGTGCAGATAAGCAATCTGACGCCTGAGGTGCACCACAAGTGGGAAGAGCCCGTCTTCTGTGGCTCGCCCGCCAAATAG
- the LOC132793540 gene encoding acetyl-coenzyme A transporter 1: MSTKRRRRRNSESNDLIESTPSPTGQDEHEKPDLRGDKRNIAVLLFLYILQGIPIGLIAAVPMLLQNRGASYKQQAEFSFAYWPFSIKLLWAPIVDSLYVRRFGRRKSWLVPVQYLLGGFMLLLSVHVDRWLGGDGVEPNVPMLTLLFFVLNFLAATQDIAVDGWALTMLKRCNVGYASTCNSVGQTAGYFLGYVVFIALESKDICNGYLRDVPSDEGMVTLPRFLYFWGITFIVATTLVAIFKKENDVEDAHTDARYKEEHELNIHESYKVLWDIVRKRPVQILAAILLTVKVTFAASDAVTSLKLIDAGVPKEKLAILALPLIPLQIVLPLFVGKHTNGPRPMDLYLRAIPWRIVLATVATLIAYATPYLISGGEVPFYYYVLLVTSYGCYQVFLYSMFVAAMAFFAKISDPAVGGTYMTFLNTLCNLGGNWPNTVALWLVDVLTFKQCSTQSTNLCLNKEELQECTKSGGKCEITFDGYYLEAAVCVVYGIIWLLVVRKWIRYLQDLPIRAWSVVAPIAKKQR, translated from the exons ATGTCGACAAAACGACGTCGTCGCCGCAACAGTGAATCGAACGATCTCATCGAGTCAACTCCATCTCCAACTGGACAAGATGAACACGAGAAGCCTGATTTACGTGGCGATAAGCGCAACATTGCCGTACTTCTGTTCCTCTACATACTGCAGGGCATACCCATTGGCCTCATAGCTGCTGTGCCAATGCTGCTGCAGAATCGCGGTGCCAGCTACAAACAGCAGGCGGAGTTCTCCTTTGCCTATTGGCCGTTTAGCATCAAGTTGCTGTGGGCGCCCATTGTGGACTCGTTGTATGTGCGTCGCTTTGGTCGGCGCAAATCGTGGCTGGTCCCAGTGCAGTATCTGCTTGGTGGTTTCATGCTGCTGCTATCGGTGCACGTGGATCGCTGGCTGGGCGGCGATGGTGTGGAGCCCAATGTGCCGATGCTAACGCTGCTGTTCTTTGTGCTCAATTTCCTAGCTGCCACACAGGATATTGCTGTGGATGGCTGGGCGCTGACCATGCTGAAGCGTTGCAATGTTGGTTACGCCTCCACCTGTAATAGTGTGGGACAAACAGCTGGCTATTTCCTTGGATATGTGGTGTTTATTGCCTTGGAGTCAAAGGACATTTGCAACGGGTATTTGCGTGATGTGCCTTCGGATGAGGGCATGGTAACACTACCGCGATTCCTTTACTTCTGGGGCATCACATTCATAGTGGCCACCACATTAGTGGCCATCTTCAAGAAGGAGAACGACGTTGAGGATGCGCACACAGATGCCCGCTACAAGGAGGAGCATGAGCTCAACATACACGAGAGCTACAAAGTCCTGTGGGATATAGTGCGCAAACGTCCCGTACAAATTCTAGCGGCCATACTGCTCACCGTCAAGGTGACGTTTGCCGCCTCCGATGCCGTGACGTCGCTGAAACTGATCGATGCTGGTGTGCCCAAGGAGAAGCTGGCAATACTGGCATTACCCCTGATACCGCTACAGATCGTCCTGCCCCTCTTTGTGGGCAAACACACGAATGGCCCGCGACCCATGGACTTGTATCTGAGAGCGATACCATGGCGCATTGTTTTGGCGACGGTGGCCACATTGATTGCCTACGCAACACCATATCTAATCTCAGGTGGCGAGGTTCCCTTTTATTACTATGTGCTGCTCGTTACCAGCTACGGCTGCTatcaagtatttttgtattccatgtttgttgctgccatgGCGTTCTTTGCCAAGATCTCGGATCCAGCTGTGGGCGGCACCTATATGACATTCCTTAACACACTGTGTAATCTGGGTGGCAATTGGCCCAACACTGTGGCGCTGTGGCTGGTGGATGTACTCACCTTTAAGCAGTGCAGCACTCAGTCCACAAATCTCTGCCTCAACAAAGAAGAGCTGCAG GAGTGCACCAAGAGTGGAGGCAAGTGCGAAATAACCTTTGATGGTTACTATCTGGAGGCTGCTGTCTGCGTCGTCTATGGCATCATTTGGCTGCTCGTTGTGCGCAAATGGATACGCTATCTGCAGGATCTGCCGATACGCGCCTGGTCTGTGGTTGCTCCGATTGCCAAGAAGCAGAGGTAG
- the LOC132793541 gene encoding LOW QUALITY PROTEIN: eukaryotic translation initiation factor 3 subunit E (The sequence of the model RefSeq protein was modified relative to this genomic sequence to represent the inferred CDS: deleted 1 base in 1 codon) gives MAQFDLTRINCQYLDRHLTFPLLEFLCGKEIYNQQELLEYILDTVNKTNMIDYTMDTRKRLNLSQEMPEELVQRKAEVLATLKQLQNEVAPIMKATDILKNGESMKDSKTFVNALQKDYNFKVEHLESAYKLAKYLYECGNYQESTSYLYFCLIVMSPNDKNYLNVLWGKLAAEILTLNWNTALEDLTRLRDYIDSANFSTIQALQQRTWLIHWSVLVFFNHPKGRDLIIEMFLYKPLYLNAIQTMCPHIMRYLATAVVINRTRRNALKDLIKVIQQESYTYRDPITEFLECLYVNFDFEGARLKLHECQTVIFNDFFIVACLNEFVEDARLMIFETFCRIHQCITISMLADKLNMKPNEAECWIVNLIRNARLNAKIDSKLGHVVMGTQPLSPYQQLVEKIDSLSMRSEHLAGLIERKSKQKNQESIDSWKYY, from the exons atGGCGCAATTCGATCTAACACGTATCAATTGTCAGTATTTGGACAGACATTTGACTTTTCCGCTGCTGGAGTTTTTGTGCGGCAAGGAG ATCTACAACCAACAAGAGCTGTTGGAGTACATTTTGGATACGGTAAACAAGACGAACATGATTGATTACACCATGGATACGCGCAAGCGTCTCAATCTCAGCCAGGAGATGCCGGAGGAGTTAGTGCAGCGCAAGGCCGAGGTGTTGGCCACTCTGAAGCAGCTGCAGAACGAGGTGGCACCTATCATGAAGGCCACTGACATTCTCAAGAACGGTGAGAGCATGAAGGATTCGAAGACCTTTGTGAATGCCCTGCAAAAGGATTACAACTTCAAGGTGGAGCATCTCGAGAGCGCCTACAAATTGGCCAAATATTTGTACGAGTGCGGCAACTACCAGGAGTCCACTTCGTATCTGTATTTCTGTCTCATTGTCATGTCGCCCAATGATAAG aACTATCTGAATGTGTTGTGGGGCAAATTGGCCGCCGAGATTTTGACTCTCAACTGGAACACGGCTCTGGAGGATTTGACACGCCTGCGTGATTACATCGATAGCGCCAACTTCTCGACCATTCAAGCGCTGCAACAGCGCACCTGGCTCATCCACTGGTCAGTGCTCGTCTTCTTCAATCATCCCAAG GGACGCGACCTCATCATCGAGATGTTCTTGTATAAGCCGCTGTACCTCAACGCCATTCAGACCATGTGCCCACACATTATGCGTTACTTGGCCACCGCTGTTGTCATCAATCGCACACGTCGCAATGCGCTGAAGGATCTGATCAAGGTGATTCAACAGGAGTCGTACACGTATCGCGATCCCATCACCGAGTTCCTCGAGTGCCTCTATGTGAACTTTGACTTTGAGGGCGCCCGTTTGAAGTTGCACGAGTGCCAGACGGTCATCTTCAATGATTTCTTCATTGTTGCCTGCCTCAATGAGTTTGTCGAGGATGCACGTTTGATGATCTTCGAAACATTCTGTCGCATCCATCAGTGCATCACAATCAGCATGCTGGCCGATAAGCTGAACATGAAGCCCAACGAGGCCGAGTGCTGGATTGTTAACCTTATCCGCAACGCACGTTTGAATGCCAAGATTGACTCGAAGTTGGGACATGTGGTGATGGGCACACAACCGTTGAGTCCATACCAGCAGCTGGTGGAGAAGATTGACTCGCTGTCGATGCGTTCGGAGCATTTGGCGGGTCTGATTGAGCGCAAGAGCAAACAAAAGAATCAAGAATCGATCGACTCCTGGAAGTACTACTAA